A window of Pararge aegeria chromosome 27, ilParAegt1.1, whole genome shotgun sequence genomic DNA:
ACCTCCCTGTCCCCCAGCTCCGGCAGAGTAACACCCCTTCTCACTTCATACAGAGAGGCTGCTTCCCAAACTCTGAGATCGAGGGGAAGTATCCCCGCCAGGAGCAGAACGGCGTTCAAGGAGACCGTTCGGTAGGCCCTTACCATTTTCTGCCCAAAACCTCTCGGATCACCGCTACATTCAGTTCGAGGTTTCCTCCATCCCGGCGGCTACCCGAATAGTGAGCCGAcccgtgcccggggacagccctcgatgggctgtccccgggcacgtgacgtgaggaggaagccgagtgcctcggccaggccatgttgcaagtttgcgacgcggccatgccacgacgccagtacacccggtgcagacgacggcgtcagcggaacgcagacgcggagcagcgcctgtacggcaattaccgggaagccgtcgggaccttgaaggtggcagtggcaacagccaagaatctggcggaggaggagatgctggctagcctcgacgccgatccctggggccggccatacaaaatggttaggcgtaagcttcgccccagggccccaccgctaactgaatctcttcagcctcagcaactggagttagtggtggggactctgttccccaggagggatggcttggagccaccgtgtatggcgccacccatcggtgctgcggacgcgtcttttacgggcgcgcccgaagtcaccgagggagaactgagggcggcgctgctgcggcttcgagccaaaaacactgctccgggacccgacggcattcccggccgggcctgggtcgtggctttgggtcgtggagactctgtcagaccatcggtacatccggtggagagtctccgcatcctgctcgttgcctcaaagtcagaccggaggagggagagtagtgtttccgagatggtccctagcccgcctcgaccgggaaatggtggaggaaggagccattgttgaggcctggaacgcagccaccccggtgctgactgacgttgaagagagggcgaggcgtttccgcatcgcattgacgagggtatgtgatgcagcgatgccccggaccaggtgcctcccagcccggaaggcggtttactggtggtcgcaagaaattgctgctctccgttgcgacagtaatcgggcgcgccgggcttacacccgttgccgccgaagaaggccactggacgcgccggaagaggatcgcctatataaagagctccagagggcaaaagggcattccaggtggccatcgctaatgccaaggactccgccagcgaggagttcctggcaaccctgaatagggatccatggggtcggccataccgcatcgtcagaggtaagatgcggagtgccccatccatgaactccatggagccggagctccttaatcgggtggtgtctggactctttcctcaaccaccagcttttacgcccccgactatgacgattccatcattcggggagcgagaagagtcgatagaagcccctccattcacagaggatgaattaggagaagcgtggaaccacctgcggcggtgcaagaaggcaccggatggagtcccgggaagagtcctggcgctggccttgaggcacctcgggagccaccttaggcagctatttaatgactgcctggaggcggggcggttcccgagagtatggaaacagggacgcttggtgctgttgcggaaggagggtcgttctcctgattctccttcggcatacagaccaattgtccttattgatgaggtgagcaagatgctggagagagttctggcctctcgtattaaccagcacctcgctctgcagggccctgatctttcggaacaccagtacggctttagggtaggcaagtcgacgatagatgccgttggtgctctgaaaagtttctgcgaaggagcgcagaaggaaagcgacggggtattggcggtatcactagatatcgccaatgccttttgcaccctgccgtatagcgtggtagaggaggcgctccaatatcatcgggtgcccctgtacctgcgccgaatgatagggcactacctggaggaaagggtagtggtctatcagggaaaggacggggcgaggcaggagaggcgtatggcttgtggggttccgcagggatcggttctcggacccctgctgtggaacctgggctttgattgggcaattcgtccggttctgctgccccggatggtaattatttgttacgcggacgacaccatggttgccgtccggggaagcagttatgaggagtcggtgaggagggctacggttgccaccgagctgatggtcacccgaattggcatgttggggctcaaagtttcccttccaaagacggaggccgtcctattcgggggaacgtgttgtcgtcggtgtagtatatgcagctgatggtgtgccgtgacaccgcaacaatcgcgtggggaatttcgtcgtggatacgcgactttttggccgtagtgcgcactatcaccacatattcggatgtcagaccctgggcctcgtggatggtgttcactcgtgatccctgtcccgttccatatcccaaggacttcaagagagccttttctttttgggtatgggtaaggtacaaggtgttaattgtctctttagggatctcggcaccagtgtagtccttcagggtcagggactgtatccgaacgttggacgagtatatgccatcatacacttcgttgagcgcatacgccacgtccatggggtttctgtgcgtgcacaacagttgtttgctgatagtgaggaatacgctagggcgggagtactttaatgagaaagcgttactacggtcgatgaagggcacctggttttcgtcgccaattatgagcatttcgctggcatgagcaagtttcgcggccataattatcgatcctgggtggctcatgagagcttcatccacgatgaggcgctcgcagtgcctctcgctttgctctttgaatccatttaccaagaccgatgccatggtgcggactttgagtgttgatgccgctccgtactttgcctgcagcttctccttcaaatcctttttggcctccgtggttgctgttagaaccacgtcacgatttatctcgaagttCCTCACTATCCAGGTGGTCTTCCCACAGCCAGGAACTCCGTTTACCCAGGTGATTTTGGGTGCTTTCCAGGATTTCAGGGGCTCCTTCTCGTCCTTCGCTATCTTATTGCCTTGTTCGAGGATTCTCTGTCCCAGCATTATGTTGGTGCATTTTGCCAGGACAACTATTGGGTCGGTGGATGGTGTTTTGAACCGCGGCTTATTATCTTCTGCTTCCGCCTCTTCGTCCACCTCGACAAAACCTGCTGTTGCGCTGTATGCGGCCATGTGGTCGAGTTCTTCTACATTTCCATGTAGAGTTTGCCGACGTCCGTTGTCGTAAATAACCGCTTCAGCTTCCTGGAGTCTCACCGTCAAGAGGCCAGTGTTTTGATGTTTGTAGGCCTGCAGGATGTCATGGCAGGTCTTCCGGCTGACCTCTAGCTCAGCTTTGATGAGAGCCATGAACTCCAAGAATGCATTCATGATGTGGTCCATTGGTGTTACTACGACTCCGAGGGTCGGCGGTTCGACCAGGCCTTTTTCGGCGTTAGTCCGTTTGTCGCTGGGTGAAGTTTTGGGCTGTGGCCTGGGCTTCAAGAAAGCGGCCAGTGCACTGCCCACCTCTTGCGTCATTGACTCGgctctcttttttgatttttcgccAGACATGCTTGCTATTGCCGATTTGAACGTGCTGATGGCTGTTTTAAAGGCACGTGTCGGCGCAGAGGTTGTCTGGGAGGACTCCCCTTGAGTTTTCTCGGCCTCCTGCCACTTTTGTGTCAGCTGTTCCGCGCCGCTTTTCCGCTCCTGAGTAACCATGATGGTGGGTGGAACATTTTCCCAGTCAGGTGTTTCGCTGGGTTTTTTCCTGGGTTTGAGGTAACTAAGGTCCTCTCCCCTGTTTTCGTAGACAACTACCTGGTGCTTTTTCGATGCGTCTATGCAACCAAGGTAGTCCTCTATTGTTCCTTTTGTATAGCCCACCGCCATGGCGTCGACGCTAATTATTCGGGCAGGTGTGTCGCCCGTGCTGCAGAATGATGTTAGTACTGAGCTGGCCCTGGCAAATGGTGGTTCCAGTAGATTCCAGTTGAATATTGCgacaactttgttctttgtgcgcaatattctacagggttgttgagctactgtaacttctggcagggcttcatagattttgcgtcgaattgtatttttggaagtgcttccgttcgctagcgctgcgagtcctggcgatatcatcaccctgctcgagtcgctcgcgatgcagaagtctatccccaatctctcagagctgttatccataaacagtgccacaccacgggttcttaaccccggatttcccctttctgccattagcaagagctgcctggtaggcatatcctgcaccgggcagggttgttggggtaacggggcctgggtggtcctgctcaagtctgggcttggcggcgtcgggttgctgtttctcctgacggcaatgaggaagatcttctccacatacctcaggaagtctggtcttctctctggatccgctacgagatcgtggaagcttctagttgagatttcccgatcgatttgatgttcgagctcgtagcgatggttcgagaatcttgggcattctactataaggtgttcgacagtttctgtttcgtttgggtcacattcgcaggctgggctatcttttagcctaaaggcacccctcgtattcatgttctaacctaacctaacctaaatctagttttgacacctttagactttagattcaagatttaatgtgaatatatgcattaataaaaactcattactatattttaatactagttatgctgctgttgatgcactgatgaaagccagatagctagatcagtgtttagttagtcgtagttgccggtgggctgaggtctaaaggaatccaaactagttttaaaaggttaggttaggttaggttaggttaggttaggttaggttaggttaggttaggttaggttaggttaggttaggttaggttaggttaggttaggttaggttaggttaggttaggttaggttaggttaggttaggttgcccCCAAACTCATCGGGGCTGCAGGGGCGCTGAGTCGGCTCCTCCCTAACTTGGGCGGACCTGGCGTTGGCTGCCGCCGCCTGTACACAGGAGTGGTGCGGTCGATGGCCCTGTATGGAGCACCGATCTGGGCAGACGCTCTTGTCGCCCGTAATAGGACCCTGCTGCGAAGGCCGCAACGGGTCATGGCGGCAAGAGTGATCAGAGCGTACCGCACCATTTCGCACGAGGCGGCCTGCGCGTTGGCAGGGACACCCCCGTGGGACCTGGATGCGGAGGTGTTGGCGTGTGTGCACGAGCGAAGGGTGGAGGTCCGCATGCGGGGAGAACACCCTTCGCCGGAGAGGGTCACTGGGTGGCGGCGTTTAGCGCAGGCCGAGCTCTTTCGCCAATGGCGAGAGAGGCTCGAGTCGCCCAGTGCCGGTCTGCGGACTATTGACGGGATtcgccccgtgcttcagcagtgggtggagagaagacacggggtgatgaccttccaccttgcgcaggtgctttcaggacacggttgtttcggaaagtacctgtgcaagatcgccggtagggaacctaccgaggagtgccacgagtgcggctgcgctgtggacacggcgcaacacacgcttgccgattgcccgagctgggcggtgcagcgggccgcactcgtggcggtagtgggacaagacctctccctgccggctgtggtcagggccatggCCGGCAGTGAGTTGTCTTGGGATGCGATAGTCTCGTTCTGCGAAGACGTGATGACgcagaaggaggctgcggagcggcTGAGAGAGGATGCCGTGGACTCCCAGCCGATCCGCCGCAGGAGAGTCGGGCGCAGGCGGCTTGCACAAGACCGCCGCCTGCCTCCATAAGGAGGACCTCCGGGCGATAGATGCGGGGACATTTACCGCCCGTGGGAGATAGGTCCTCGTGCTGGAAGGCGCACTCTGTGTTCAAAGTGCGCCTTTGGCGAATGAGGGGGCACGAAATGCCCCCGGAGAAGGGTCCGCTTTagcggacgccgctggctgggtcgcggtcgtgtgcgaaagcgttcccgtaacccagtcaccaggcgaagtgtttgaacaccgtggggtttagtcggtaagagtccgacataaccattgcacctccccgggtgtgttggtatccatgaggattccccacgtaaaaaaaaaaaaaaaaggttcccgtgtggggttgctagtcccccatcgggcgcgtccccgggtggtggataggggaatgcctcccagatatggggggtaccggggaaacccggcgcgaaccaaaactagcacgaggcggggtggggcgcttttgtgcgctgccactgagggtggggcgcttctgtgcgctgccactgagggcggGGCCTTAtaggccgcgaggaaggacaacctcagtaaaaaatcaccggtgtgggtggaaacgccctgcgcggcgggctctccggtcttcatggccggtgagcgctggcttcggccaccgtcgggcaacccgtaatccgcactgagcggaaccgggggtcccgcgcactgagcgtggggctgcgaggaagacaacctctataaaaaactaccccaatcctaaggttgatgcccgccgatgggatgcatggttgctgggagtgcagccactagggtgtctggggaGGGTCCCCATAAGGCCCATAAACAAAATGGAACTACGACATGGCaaaaaatctacccgggagggtccccgcgagggggaatcccttggtgcgtcactagtggcgcatcggccccatgtatacgggggggccaccagtCGTGAGGgagaggagaagattgtggggggcGTAGGTGTTGTgggtattattacaataatatacttatgaggGTAGGCCTTAAGGTTATTCAATAAATGATCCAGTCatcttccaaaaaaaaaaaaaaaaaaaaaaaaaaaaaaaaaaaaaaaaaaaaaaaaaaaaaaaaaaaaaaatctttaaatgagGCACCAGCTCGACTTCAAcgaatgttgttaaaattgcaACATTATTGCATTAAGTTACAGTATAAACCgggaaaaatgttatttatagcGGACACTTTATCATGAAGACATTTGTAAAGATGTGATGGTGCACGTGAACACCCTTTATGAGAATGTGGAAGCTAACCCCGAAATGATACATAAAATACGAGAAGAAACAGGAAAAGATGAAACATTGAGAGCGGTCGGTGAATATTACAAAAATGGTTGGCCGGATAATAAAAGAGAAACAGATATGGCTGTGAGGCAATATTGGGCCGTTCGAAGTGAGCTTCACGTGGTAAAAGGAATTTTGTTCAGAAACAATCGAGTCGTCATGCCGTCAGCACTTCGAAAGGAAATGCTGAAGCGTATTCACGAAGGCCATATGGGTGTGGAAAAATGTCAACGTCGTGCCCGTGACGTCATGTGGTGGCCCGGGATGAGCACTGACATCCAGCACGCGGTGCAGGACTGCGACACGTGTCAGCGGCACCGCGCGGCCAGCCCTCGGGAGCCGCTGGCGCCGCACCCCGTGCCGGCGCTGCCGTGGGAAGTCTTAGCGGCAGACATATTTGAGttgcaaaataaatactatttactcGTAGTagattattattctaaatttgtCGAAGTTGTTAATCTTTCCAATTTAACTAGTGCGTCGGTTATAAATGTATTCAGAGATATTTTCAGTAGATTTGGTATTCCAAAAAGGCTCGTGACTGACAATGCTGGCCAATTCTGTTcggaacaatttaaattatttactaataattgGGGTTTCACACATGTAACGAGTTCTCCGTTGTATCCCCGGTCCAACGGGCTCGCCGAACGGAACGTTCGGACTATAAAAGCTATGATGTGTAAGTCATACGAAAGTGGCGAAGACTGGAAACTATCGCTATTAAATTTTCGAAATACACCACTTTCTGGAGAAAAGTGGTCACCGGCACAGCTTTTAATGAGTCGTCGGTTAAATACTCGTTTGCCCTCTAGAAATACTCAGTTAAAACCTAAAACTGTTAATCCGCAGTTAATGTTAGACAATCGTGCTGAacgaataaaacaatataagtcATACTATGACCGAGGAACTAAAAGTTTAATACCATTATCTCAAAACGATCCCGTtcgaatgaaacaaaataaaatatgggtCAAGTCTCGTATTTTGCGTCCAGCACAAGAAAAACGATCGTATTGGGTACAAACTGAAAACGGTGGCGTTTATAGACGTAATAGGCAACATTTGATGAAAATACCAAGTCGAGGAAACGATGCCGATCGAATTAGCAATTCCCCTGGCTTGGATTGGGATAGTTTTAACTTCGCGCCAACGGGTAATACCACTCCGACCACGGAGCCGAACGTGGCGCGTTCACCGCGACCACCGCCTGCCCATCGGGTAACAAGCAGTGGTCGAGTTGTACGATCGCCCATTCGTTTTGCCAGCGAATATAACTATTAGGTATCTATCCTTGAACACGTTTTAATGCTTTATACTATAAATCCAATGTAATAATCTTAGTCTAAGTgtaataatctaaaatattattttaaaataaattagtctagctttgtcttaaaattaagctaagtttagatatgttaatacaataataataataataataattggtacATATAGATTTTCATAACCTACTATGAGTGcatgacaaaatatataattttatagaaaaaggaaGAAGATGTAATAACGATAATAATGttacttacctatttaaatattttgatcttAAGGtgatatgtaattaaatatattagactTATTATAAGGGGGGAGATGTTGTgggtattattacaataatatacttatgaggGTAGGCCTTAAGGTTATTCAATAAATGATCCAGTCATCTTCCAATAATGGTTTGATTTAGACCTCTTTCTATAACAGTAGGGAAAGTTGGAAAtgtgcaaggggggaaagaagTTATCATTGCtttagagaggtgcgaagttttagcagAGAAGCACGAGAGGGAAATGAGGAAGGACAGAGAGGGAAAGAAGGACGATTCGTCCGTGAGGACGGAGATGTCGGACGAGGCTATGTCAGACTGCAGCCTCATAACAGTAGAGACCAGGCCCAGATCGGAGTCTGAGTCTTCTGGCAATGCGTCTGGCGCAGCTTCAGGCCGTCTGTGGAAGGGGCCGAAGAGGCCGCGACTTGGGGAGTTCGACGTACAACTCTCAATGTCCTCGGATGAGGAAATGAAAGATGCGTCGTCACCCACTAGAGGGAGAGGCAGACCACCCACTACGGGTAAATACGTTGGGCTAGCtaaggccagggaggccctcAACAGGGCTAAGAAGGAAGAAATGCGCTTGCAGGTTGAGCAGGACCTGTTGAGGACCTCACTAACGTCTAGATTCCGCCGCGAAAAGCAGCGGTCTATTGAACGCGAGATTGGGCCAATGACCGACGATATGTCAGCGGCCCAAATCCAAAAAAGAGCGCTGGATGAAGTGGCGCTGATATCGTCGATCGCCACCAAGTCCACAAATTTGAAGGGGACATTTGTGCGCGAACTCAAGAACGCGGCATCCTCCATCAAAGAGGCGGTTGAGGTCTTGAGTTCACGCACCATATCGGATGAGACACGGCAACTGCAGGCGGACAATGCACGTCTGCAAGCTGAAATGGCCAGCCTGCGAAAGGAGTTGGCCACCTTAAGGAGTGACTTGGAGAAGTCGCGGAAGCAGGGTCCCGCGTCCTCTCCCCCGGATACGACAGAGGGGCTGCGCCCTGACCCGCAGCTCGCTCAATCCAAGGCGAGAACTGAAGTGCCCAATTCGCTACCTTCAGTGATGGAAGAGGTCTGTCGGACGGTGTTGACCCAGGTCGGGACGATGCTGAATGCTCGTCTAGCAGCACTGGAGGACAGGCTCCTTCCAGAGAAACGGATCCGGCCACCACTGGCGGCTGACAAGAGGAAGGCGACAAGGCAGCCCGCATCGTATGCGGACGCCACACGCGTGCCAGGCCCAAGCCAGCCTGCTGAAGAAGGGCGCCACGCTACGGAGACGCCACCTGCTCGCCCTGCAAGTCAGCCAGCGGCGGCAAAACGCCCTACTGACCTTTCTGCACCCAAGGAGGCGCAATGGCAGAAGGTCAGCCAGAAGAGGGCAAAGAAGAAAGACAAGGGTGGCTCGCAGTCGCAGCCGCAAAAGACGCAGCGGGGAGGGGGGCCGGGGACTGCAAAATCAGGGCCTAAACTTCGCCCGCCTCGTTCTTCGGCTGTCGTGCTCACACTGCAGCCGGAAGCCGAGAAGAGAGGCGCCTCATATGCCGGGGTATTGGCTGAAGCCAGACAAAAAATCGCTCTGTCTGACCTCGGCATAACCAGTCTCCGGTTTAGGAAAGCCGCTACTGGGGGACGCATTCTCGAGCTGCCTGGCGCCTCCAGCGCCGAAAAGGCGGATGCCCTTGCTCTCAGGCTGAAGGAGGTGGTCAGCGAGGAGATCGCTCGAGTCTCAAGGCCGGTTAAATGTGCTGATATGCGCATAACGGGCCTTGATGACTCGGTCTCAAAAGGAGATGTCGCTGGCGCTGTGGCAAAAGTTGGTGGTTGTCCTCCAGAGCAAGTGCTGGCGGGAGAAATAAGGCAAGACGCGGGGGGCCTGGGTACAGTGTGGCTGCGTTGTCCAGTGGCAGCAGCCAAGAAAGTGCTTGAGGGTGGCAGGCTACTCGTCGGCTGGGTGTCAGCCCAAGTCAAGGTGCTAGACGAGCGGCCCCAGCGGTGCTACCGCTGCCTGGAATTCGGCCACATGAGGGCGCTTTGCACTGCCGAGATCGACCGCAGCGACACTTGCTATCGCTGCAGTCAGACTGGCCACAAGGCGAGGGGGTGCACTGCCGTACCGCACTGCAGCGTGTGTGCGGCAGCCGGAAGGGTGGCAAATCACCGAGGAGGCAGCAGCGCTTGCATAAAGCGCAGCAAGAAAAGAGGAGGACGCATGACTGGCGATGGCCCCCGGGTCCCCTCGCAGCCTGCCCGCCCATCCACGAACGCGCAAGCTAGTGGGGGGGCAAAGGAGGTGCCTATGACTGAGGGGTAGTTTTATGGCTCTCCGATTTCTAcaggcgaatatcaaccactgcgccagagctcaggacctcctgTTCCAGAGTTTGGCGGAGAGGTTGATCAACGTTGCGGTTGTGGCTGAGCCATACTATGTCCCCTCGGGCAATGAATGGGTGGGGGATCGCGATGGCCTGGTGGCCATCGTGTCCCGTTCCGCGGTCGGTTCCCCGGCCTTCGGACAGGCCGtcaagggccgtgggttcgttgcGGCCTTTATAAGGGACGTTTTAGTGGTCGGAGCGTACTTCTCGCCGAACAGAGCTCTGGTCGAGTTCGAACAGTTCCTGGTCGAGATCGGGGCTCTTATCGGCCGAAGTCGTCCTTGCCGGGTACTCGTCGTCGGAGATCTCAACGCAAAGTCTACTGCATGGGGATCCCCGGCGACCGATGCTCGTGGTGAGGCACTCGAGGAGTGGGCGGTTTTGACGGGCCTAGAGGTGTTGAACCGGGGGTCCGTTCACActtgcgtgcggcaacagggtgGGTCTATTGTGGACGTGACGTTCGCAGATTCCATCCTGGCGCGCCGTGTGTCGGGCTGGGAGGTTCTGCAGGATGAGGAGACGCTCTCGGATCACCGCTACATTCGCTTTGAGGTCTCCTCTATCCCGGCGGCTATCCGAAGAGTGAGCCGACCCCTACCCGGGGACAGCCCGCGTTGGGCCGTCAAACGGCTGGACCGCGAGGTCCTGATTGAGGCAGCACTGGTgcaggcgtggttgccggcacTCGAGAACCCGGTGGAGGAGGAAGCCGAGTACTTCGGCCAGGCCATGCCGCAAGTTTGCGACGcggccatgccacggatcggtccTCAGCCTCCGAGGGGTTCAGTGTACTGGTGGTCGAGCGAAATAGCGCAGTTGCGCAAATATTGCGTGGCTGCGAGACGCCAGTACACCCGGTGCAGGCGACGACGCCAGCGGAACGCAGACGCGGAGCAGcgcctgtacggcaattaccgggaagccgtcgggacccTGAAGGTAGCAATGGCAACAGCCAAAAATCTGGCGGAGGAGAagatgctggctagcctcgatgccgatccctggggccggccatacaaaaCGGTGAGGCGTAAGCTTCGCCCCAGGGCCCCACCGCTAACCGAATCTCTTCAGCCTcagcaactggagttagtggtggggactctgttccccaggagggatggcttggagccaccgtgtatggcgccacccatcggtgctgcggacgcgtcttttacgggcgcgcccgaagtcaccgagggagaactgagggcggcgctgctgcggctTCGAGCCAAAAACACTGCTCCGGGACCCGACGGCATTCCCGGCCGGGCCTGGGTCGTGGCTTTGGGTCCGCTAGAGCCACGCGTCAGAGCGCTTTTCAGCGCTTGTCTGGATCAGGGTCAGTTTCCGACTGCTTGGAAGACGGGGAAACTGGTCCTGCTCCGGAAGGACGGACGTCCGGCAGACTCGCCGTCGGCTT
This region includes:
- the LOC120635588 gene encoding uncharacterized protein LOC120635588 — encoded protein: MASTLIIRAGVSPVLQNDVSTELALANGGSRALSRLLPNLGGPGVGCRRLYTGVVRSMALYGAPIWADALVARNRTLLRRPQRVMAARVIRAYRTISHEAACALAGTPPWDLDAEVLACVHERRVEVRMRGEHPSPERVTGWRRLAQAELFRQWRERLESPSAGLRTIDGIRPVLQQAMAGSELSWDAIVSFCEDVMTQKEAAERLREDAVDSQPIRRRRVGRRRLAQDRRLPP
- the LOC120635589 gene encoding uncharacterized protein K02A2.6-like, whose product is MVHVNTLYENVEANPEMIHKIREETGKDETLRAVGEYYKNGWPDNKRETDMAVRQYWAVRSELHVVKGILFRNNRVVMPSALRKEMLKRIHEGHMGVEKCQRRARDVMWWPGMSTDIQHAVQDCDTCQRHRAASPREPLAPHPVPALPWEVLAADIFELQNKYYLLVVDYYSKFVEVVNLSNLTSASVINVFRDIFSRFGIPKRLVTDNAGQFCSEQFKLFTNNWGFTHVTSSPLYPRSNGLAERNVRTIKAMMCKSYESGEDWKLSLLNFRNTPLSGEKWSPAQLLMSRRLNTRLPSRNTQLKPKTVNPQLMLDNRAERIKQYKSYYDRGTKSLIPLSQNDPVRMKQNKIWVKSRILRPAQEKRSYWVQTENGGVYRRNRQHLMKIPSRGNDADRISNSPGLDWDSFNFAPTGNTTPTTEPNVARSPRPPPAHRVTSSGRVVRSPIRFASEYNY